The Nymphaea colorata isolate Beijing-Zhang1983 chromosome 7, ASM883128v2, whole genome shotgun sequence DNA window actctggacattcggcctctgtgagttctggatttatctccttaaaagcttttgatgtttgatcctcaaatgccatcctaaagattgtaaagaagttagatgaaatttgagacattgtatatggaagtaatttgcatttgtcattgtaggTNNNNNNNNNNNNNNNNNNNNNNNNNNNNNNNNNNNNNNNNNNNNNNNNNNNNNNNNNNNNNNNNNNNNNNNNNNNNNNNNNNNNNNNNNNNNNNNNNNNNCATGTACCTTGGGTGAAGAAACAAAGGTCTACGTATCTTAACAGTAACttgtagaaagaaagaaatgcaggCTTACATGATTGTAGAGGGGTGGTTAAGTCTGCCCAACAAGTCAAGACAACTCGGATTCAACTTCAACTCACTAGAAACAACTGACTTGCAagtcgacttgtttataaacaagttaatttcaagtttaaattatatttgaaatgttaaagaAGTCAAGCTCTAGTTGTAAAACAagttaacaagttaaatgagttaaaccaaatatatatatacacacacacatacatatatatattcatattgtGAAGCCGGATTTTTTAGTTGGATATGACTTGtcatcattcatattcaaatcccaATTCGAATCTGAGTTAGTATATGAGTatccaaaaaaaatagatacagttaaaaatatatttgattcaaatctgattcattgataTCCCTACAAATGAAGAACATCTGATTTGCTAAATGCGTCGGACTTGTTTGCATGGTGTTGCTTCTAGGGCATGGTGGCACGCTGGAGGCTCCACACAGCTGTCACCGCTATAGCTGTATGCCGGCGATGGAAACACCGCTACAAGTACCCAACAGCTGTCACGCTATAGATCTGTGACAACGATCCAAGCACCGCTGGAGATCCCCACCAAGTCTCACCGCTATGGATCTATGCCAGCGAATGAAACGGCCGGAGGCACCCAACAGCTATCACCGCCATAGCTCTATGCCAGCGATTACAACCACCGCTGGAGGTTCCAAACACATGTCACCGCTATAGCTCTATTCCGGCGATGCTAACCACCGCTATAGGTACCGAACTGCTGTCACCGCTATAGATCTATGGCAGCGATTACAACCACCGCTGGAGGTTCCAAACAAATGTCACCGCTATAGCTCTTCCGGGCGATGGAACCACCGCTACAGGTACCTCTATGCCGGCGATGACTAGCACCGCTGTAGGTCACCAACAGCTCTCACCGCTAGAGATCTATGCCAGCGATCCTAGCACCGCTGGTGTTCCCCAACAGCTATCACTGCTGTTGATCTATGCCAGCGATTGAAACCACTGCTAGAGGTACCCAACAGGTGTCACCGCCCTAGGTCTATGCCGGCGACGTCAAACACCGCTGAAGGTTCCTGTCACCGCTATAGTGCTATGCCGGCGATTGGAACCACCGCTACAGGCCCAATACGGGATGGAGGCTGTAAAGTGACGCGTGATAGCCCATTCGTAGTTGACATGGGTAATCCAAAAATCAACCTCACTTTCAGATATTTTCAATAAGTctaaaaccaacaaaagaacGAAAGTATGCTTTATGGGTATGTTTTGGAGATATATTGATGGGCGGGAATGCTGCTATGAGGGATTGCAATGTTCCCACTGGGAATGCAAGTTTATTAACAAGTTTGTTGAGTAATACAAATTATGAAGTATGTTTTTTTACATCACGCTGATAGAATAATAATTCCATCCATAGACTAAAGTTCTAGCCGTAAGTTTCATTTGTACTTTGTATCCCACCTTCGGTGGGAACTCATTTTCACCTcaagataataaaaaacaagcttTAAACAGCTAACACAATCAGGCAAGCTACAACACCTATAGCTTGGGCTTTCCAGCTTGTTTCCAAACCTTAGCACATACCACTCTTTGCGGCTGATTCACCTTATCACATCAAAAGGTGTAAACCATTGTCACGAGTATTGTTCTTGGGGTTATAACAGCAGAGGTTTTTCTCTGTGGCAATGTTGTTCTTTTTGGGAAATATCgagtaaataatttttttaaaaagaaaaaagcttctacaagacataaaaaataactagaatattatgataaaaataatgttttaatcatgataaataatttagtttaagtttaaagtgTAATCCATGATATAAcgtcaaaaaaaagaaaaaaaaaaacatgggaaaaaacacgttaaatttgttttggtgaaaaaatcatgcttttttccatatttttttacCATCAACATCACCTTTTCTTCGGAACAAACAAGATATCTGTGATAATGGTGTAAACTTCGAAGTGTCAATCAATGGACGGCAACTCGCACTACTATGTGTGACAAAAGAAACTAACATCAAGGCCATGTAGTTTAATGACCAGCTGTGCACGTACTGTCAAGCTCTCAAGCAAACCATCACCACCTGAAAAGAATTCCTGCATAAATGAATGACTAATAAAAGCTGCAAGCAAAACATACTTGTCAAGAAGTTCCTCCTTGACTGATAGAGAATTGATCATAGATAAAATTGTACCAAAGTGAAATGAGATTTCGGACCAACATGATTTGACAAACAAAGCCATGTAAACTTGATCGGAGGAACCTAATATTACTAAATAAGTATTTCAATTTAGGCAGATGGCTCTGATAAAACTAGTAAAAAGCCCATGCTTTCAAACAAAGCACCATACCATAGTAAGAACCCACATGAATTATCCAGCCCtagaacaacagaaaaaatcatcaaatcaaAGGAACACCGTAACTTTGAGTTGACAATTGCCCAACATAGGTTGAACAGCCCATGcaaaagaaaacatctaatagtCAAGTTTTGATGAACTTCGACGCAATGTCTGATTATAGCTCCTCACATATTATCTTTAGTAGTAATAACAGGTTGATTTCCAAATGGATTGGGAGTCCTCAAGCCCATAAGCAAAGAAAAACAGTTCCAACTTCAGGTTAAAACTTGGGAAATGAAATTGAGTTCTATAACTACTAGAAAATCTGCAAGGTACTACTCATTTCCAAGTTGATGTACCACACAGTAGGAAAAAGTTGCATAGACGTACAACCAACCATTTTGTACAAAGGTGAACTTGTTTGTGCGCTAGAAGAAGACGTGACAAGATTGAATTCAGTTAACTCAATCAGAACCAGATAACTCAGGTTTATTGTTGAGGCCTAAGACAGCTGAGGCACAACTCGAGACTCAAAACCCCACTAGCCATTCTTCATTGCATATGTCCCCAGTTGGATTAGTAACCATATATAAACCATCAAATTCTCCAATGCTCCAGAGGAAATAATTAATGCTAAAAAAGATTACCTTTAGCATTTCAAGATCTTTTTGGAAAGCCTATCACCTTGGAAAAAGATTCGCGATGGACCACCATCTAGAACTCGTACATCCTGGCAAGAGTGGCACAATTTTGCGAACagaaattcctttttctttttcaagtacaCAAAAAATACAAGACTTTCAGACCAGCGATGCATGACGAACCCCAGACACAAGTCTATCCCTAAGCAGTCCACGATAATATCACAAAGTAACTCTcatttgtagagagagagagagagtgtgtgtgtgtgtgtaaggaATGAGTGAAACCAGCTGGACAGCCTAGTCACAATTATGATTAAatctttttcttgtaaaatcaaCTATGGATGTGATCTTGGTcaataaaacattataaatcCATCTACAAATGACAATGTAAGTGTGTGGCTAAGATTTATAGAAGTATAATAATCAACAGTTAAAGTTTTTAGCTTATAAAACTAATCTTGTATATCCAAAAACTACAATTTTTGTGTTGGTTTTTATAGTTTTAGACATGAAGAACACAtctatataattaattttaaaaaactgtAAACAAAATGTGACTGGATAGACCACTcagcaactctctctctctctatttctctctctctctccccatatatgtgtatatatatatatatatatatatatatatatatatatatatatcaagttgAGCATCATTTCGTTGACGTCTTACAACCTTGAGTTGATTAAGTCAAGCATTGTCATATTCATTATCAGTATCCTCAATATCATCTATTGTTAACTCCTGAACTGGTGGTGAATGAAGGACTGTGACTTTGTAAGATTTGTCACAATAGTGCTGGCACTATATGAATAGGAACTAGAGGTGCGGACGGTGACGGAGGTGATCTTAACTGTTCTGCCCTAGTAAGTAAAACAGTTCTTCTGCTGAAGCGCCCTTCATTTACAAGCATAAAGATGATAAATGGCTGCATTATGCAAAAGAACACACAAATCAAACCAAAAGCTTCCagattgaaaaatgaataaaaagcaTTTCCCAaactatagaaaaaaaaagaacaagaaaatacgTAAAAAACTATGCAAATTTCAGTTATTGACAGACTGTGGGAGAAGAAGCTTCTTACCCTGGAAGGAAGTTTCATATCCATCAAAATGTAATAAACACCACAAAAAAaggtttgatttgaaaaaaatattgtagaagaaaagaaaataaagacggTCGCGAACTAGTTATGTTTATTGACAGGATCACTTCAAGACCAATGTAACACAGTCAGCGCTTAAGCCTGTCTAAATTGCTTTGTCAGCTTATTGGAAAATGAAGTagacatatacacacacatgcatgcacacataaacacaaacacaaacattacttatttgtttgcttgtttgttCAGAGATATGTTTGTCTACTTATCAACTTATAGGCACTTGTTAGTACATTTATCCATCAAAATACTTCATTTAAATGCTTCAAACAGATTGAGAAGCTACAAAAGACTACAAGTCAATTAATTAGAATATGGTCTAATTAGTGTACAAGTCGCTGGAAGGATGACTTTTTCATAATGGTCTCTGATTACTTTTGATAATTGCAGCACATCCCCTGTAACAAGAGCAAGTGCCTAaaagctccaaaaaaaaaaggaacaaacacCCTTCaagaagttttttctttctcttatggCTGCAGAAGTTGAATCGGTATAAATCTTTTGTCACCTAACCTTTCTTGGCACAGTTGAGAACATAATCAATGCTGACTTGATCCAGTCCAACATCATCCAAAGAAACAGCACCAGTGGACATCACAACTCTCTTAATCAAGTTCCCAAATAAGATAAAATTCACAACCATTCGAATGCTGGATCAGCTCCAACTGTGATTACCTAAATTCACCAATCATTCAGAATACATGTTTTCTATCATCTAAAATTCCAACAACATAAACCATTACTACATGGGTTTGGGCTCCTGGTTTAGTGGACCCAACCCACCCCCTAATAGTTTTAGTTTCTCCCCTGAATGGTCAATCTATTTTTTAGCTAGCATTCGTATCAATCCTTCAAGGTTTTTCATAATCTTAGATGTAGAATTAAACTTTCAATTTCATCTCCCTTAAGGCAGCATGTCTATGCGTATAAGACCGCaggtccaagtgttgaaccAGATACCAATTATAACAATTCAGCCCACTCTCACATGGGCTCGAACTCCTGGCTTGGTAGATCCCCACCTGCCCCAGCAAATTCTGTTCCTTCCCCAAAAGGGCTAGGAACAAGCACAATCTATCTCTTAGCAGCTTTATTATAAATCCTCTAAGATTTACCATAATCATGCTCAATATCTTCCTGTATTTGACGATGTATGTTCATCAACAACCATCATATTCAGAAATACAATCACCGAGTCATTCTAAGCAGAGACTAACCTCAAAAAAATGGCAATGATAATCCTCCAAACGCTTATCAGCTCACTGCTTTATAGGTGACAAGACAGAATGCATAAATGTTAATTCTTGATTCCCTATTTCTCCTTCGATTGGAAAACAGAGGCCTTCAAATAACTTTTCCTGCATACTTCGCTGTTATTTTAGTGGAATCTTTCTTAGCATTTCAGTGGCATGTTGTAGAAGCCGTTGTTCACCAGTTATGATAAACTGTTATAACAAAGCCAATATGAAAAACATTACATTAGTTACAGTAGAATCAAAAAAATGTGACAACAAAAGGAACGTCAATTGTTTCTAAATGTTTGCATAAAGAACAACAGGATTGataaaggtaaaagaaaaacacttcTCAACAATTAATGTCATGCTTGAAAGTTTCATAATTCAAACTTCTCAAAGATAATAATATGGCCTCTCAGTATTCATGATAACAAATTCAATGTCACTAAAAATAGGGCctcataaaaatatgaattaaaacGGAGTatatttcttccattttctacAAAGCTTTggttgagaaaaagagaaagtcaaagaaAGAAACCTTCTTTCTAGaagtttcattttcaaaacatatcacaatgcaacaactTGGATACTGCAGCACACTCCCATAACTGAAACAAGTAGATGCAAAAAAAGTCATTTCAACAGAAGGAAAAGATATGTTACAAAGAGATACCTGCTGAAATAAGACCCAAGCATAGCATATACCATGGATAGTCCTTGTGATTCCTAGAATTTGCCAGATTGATTTCAAGAGTTCAAGAATCTCCTACTTCTGTGAAAACGAGATGAGAAATGAAATATTTGCAGTTAGTGTTGttcagccatctaaccattgcCAACGATTTCAGTATGAAGCAAACCTCAGCAAGTTTGCCCTTGTCCAGTATGTCAAAAACACTAAATAGCAGCTTCTCATATACTTTAACATTGAGATGGTAACCATCTGCCGAGTGACAGACATCACCTGTTAGATCACCACGTGCAGGCATCTCAGCAAGTGCAAGGGAAATATCCCTCAGAGATCTGAGGCATTCACTCCTTTGTATTTCACCTGCAAAAGATGGAAGAACCTataatagagaaaataaaacagaataaGATAAAGCAAAAACGACTGCAAACGCATTGACcaattgaatttgggaaaagGAGTAAATATCTCATGTATAAGTTAAAGAAAAGGCAAATAGTCAACTATGTAGAAGGTTATACCTCAGATTCTTCAACCTTTGCCAAAAGGACTGTCAAATCACTTGGTTTATACAAGTCCTTCTTCCAGTATATTTAACTaccaaagaaaaacagaaaaagcaaaagttgaCTCGGAGCCTGGAAAAGAAGATCTTACAGCTACAGCTTGAAGAAGGATACAACTAGTGTTGTTATGGCCTGCCTGACTCAGCATTATGTATGTGATGGTTTGTACTAGACTTGACATTTCGCATGCAATTAATGTTGTTAGTAGATAGATCATCTCCTGAAAAGGCCATAGGCAAGCAGTGGAGTAGATTCTTAGATTCTTGAAGGATACATTAGAGACTTTGGTATGAACAGTGATAGCTTGGTTGGATATGTTGATTTCAGATTATGCAAGTAGCCTTGATAGGAGGAGATCACTTATTGGCTTGATTTTCTCTCTTGAAAGTTGTGCCATCAGTTGGGAAACTACTTTATAGTCTACTATTGTATTATCTACACAAAGGCCAAATATATAGCAATCATTGAggcaattaaaaaatgtatttggtTGAGGGGCATGTTATCTTAACTTTGTACAAGTCAAGAAAAATTGATTATTTATTACGATAGTCAAAGTGTCATTCACTTGACCAAAGATTAGATGTATCATGAgatgacaaaacatattgatgtCAGGTACGATTTTATTCGAAGAGATTTGTTAGGTGTACCTTGAACCCCACATAAGAGAAATATTTTCCACATTTGAGTCTTTAATGAAATAAGTTTAATGATGTgagttatgaaaaaaaagggaaccatAAAGGCACTCTTCCTTTTACAAATTAGGGTCTGGGGGTttatttcttgagaaaaaagtgagaaagaaaagcagaaagaagCATTTTGGCTCGCCATTTACCACAAAGGCTCCATCTTTGATTTAGAGGCTATTTCTTGAGGTATTTGCttctatttttcccttttgagagagagaaatgtattatctcattctcttcaGTTCCCTCTTTCTTGCTATTCCCTCCAGGGCATTGCCCATTTGGGTCTTGAGGGATTTTACTGTATTGCCTCGTTGTAGCCTCTATTTGACTTGATTAATAGTAGAATCGTGCTCCTCCTTTGCCCATGGGTGTAAGCATATTGTCAAATCACGTATGTCTTGTATTAATGTGTTACTCTTGTTCCCTATGGtttaactttcttctttttttaataatttctatGGTGGATTATTGCGATCAGAAAACATAACCATTCCCACTTTTGGGTTGAGTTTTTATCAATCTTTTTTCCGCTCAcctacttttctctttctcttttcatttttctagtgAATCCTAAAAAATATCGTTTTAAGTCTATAGAGAgaatgtgtgtgcatgcatctgtgtgtgtgtatataactgAAATCAGCTGGCCACATTTATAGCcaaagatttatttttttaaggaaaaacgGGTTGGAGGATCACCCCTATTCCATTAAAGTTGAAAGAATGaatgactaaaaaaaataacaaacgaGCAGCACAGACACTCAGTTCACCACCGCTCTTGTTCAGAGAGCAAGGATACCACTTATACAGACAACCCTGATGTGAGCAGGCAGATTATGGCCCGTTGCAAATTAATGCACCGATGACTACCATGCTACACTATTAGATTTCAAGAATATACAAGAATTATCCTAAACTATTAGTggaaatatccaattcaaataagcAGTTTCCAAACTGGCCCCTCTATGATAGTTCTGCTCACCAAATCTTCTACTATTTAccattgtttttgaaaaaatccatcGGGAAAGCCTTCATGCCCCAAAAAGTTATCCACCTTCTAGCCTATTACAGCCTGTCTGATCTCCTCTTCTGTCACTGGTTTAAGCAGATACTCATTGTCCTGATCAGAAACCAACATGCCAGGCCATAGATCTTCAGGCAGGGATCCTTTTGAGTCATCtgtagagaatttttttttaaatgattttttcaacTGATTTGAATTTGCATGGGGTCATTAAATGAGCCCTCATCAATTGAAGTTTCAGCAAGCCTTCTCTTCCGAACCATCCTTTTCaccatagaaaggaaaaatctatTATTTCCATCTCTTGTCCAGTTGTCCTTAACCACTACAGTCGACCTCTGCTTCAATAGATCTCTTTTTCTTCCAGGGTCTTATTCAGCTCAgatctgttttcttcttccttctcaaacCAATGGTTTGAACCCCTATCATCACAAAAATGAATATCATCCAGCGCTTTCTGCAAACGATCAACTTTTAGATCTACTTTTTCTAAAGCATTCCTTCTCCAGCGGCATAGACCCTTTCTTATTTTGTCCAGCTTCGCACATGGCTGCATCATAGGGCAGCCCTTGTCTTCAACCTGCCATAATCTAGATATAATATTTTGGCAACTTAGGTGTTTGTCCCAGTGAAATGAATATTTGAACACCTTCTTGCCAAACTCACGTTGAATCTGTGAAACAGAAAAATCCACCAACGCTGCATGATCAAAAGAGGCTCTAAAATCTCACCTTAACTTCAGTGATTCATCAAACATCTCAGCTCAAGTTTTATTGTAGAAGCATCAGTTGATTTTACTCATAACTACTCTGCGGACTTAGGATCATTCAACCAAGCAAAGAATCTTTCCCATCCATTAATTATTCTAGACCAACAAATTGGATGAAAGAATTGAAGGCCGTGCAAGCCAAAAATGCCGAGGCCCTACCAACTTCTTAGAAGATTTTCTGACTGAATTAAAATCCCCCAAGATCAGCATTGGACTATGCCTGCCCGTCAACATAGCCGCCAACATAATTCACTGGCCATGTCTGACCCTAAAATCAGTATGCAAATAGACCCCAATGACATCAATCCTCTTCCCTCTTGTCTTTTCCATGAAGATACAATCGTTTCAATACAAATTAAACCGACAACTCAGAAAtttaaactcatttttcttctaGGCACAACTAATCCTAGCCCATTTACCTTCTACTTCAGTATGAGAttccatatcaaaattttgaaatcgcCTAAAAAAGCTTAACGGACACTCTTCAGTTAGcatcaaatcaaagaagaaaataatattaagaTTCTCATGACTAACCAGATTCAGTCAGTCTGTTTGTGCAGCCTTACTGGACAATCCCTGGCGTTCCATAATACCACTTTCATCCTTGATTAGAGATTAAAAGTTTGTCCCCTAGTGGTTAGATACCCCTACAATATTCTCCTCCCCTCCTGCTAGGttgaatttcatattttgtcCCCCAGGCCAAACATTGAcctcttaattttctttcagaacATAATTATGATTCTTagtatttcctttcttcttcaacataCTCAACTCCTTGTTAGCAAGAGGTTTCTTCCTGCTGGCTTTAGAATTCTTACTTTTGGAACTCTTATCTTGCACAACATGTACAACCATGTTTGAACTTAGTGTTCGATCCTCTATGTTCTTATCTGACCCAGTCTGCTCCTCACCATAGAAAATCTCCATCTCCAATTCCCCACCATTAGGATTCAAACCCACATCTGATTTTCCCTCAAAGTCTTATGCCATAGATGATATTCCACCCATCTCCACACCCCTTTtacttcctccttttctctccagCGATCTGGTTGTTCCCTATCAAGATCAGTTTGTGGCGCGTCTTGATTTTTATTACCAAGCACTGACAACATATTCCCCCTCTGATTGCTTCCTTTAATCTGAGACCAACCAGATTTCGATTTACGTCTCACCACCTTGACTTGGGTCCACTTGTCAATTAGTGGATGAACTACTGGAGCAAGTACTTTCGAGGATTAAAGGAAGCAATGAGAGGGGGAAGCTGCCTGTACCTGAGGACAAGCCCCTTCACCATGTGAAGAAATCCCACATCTAATACAGAACCTAATTCTTGCCTCGTATTCCTCCAATTGCTCAAGAACACAATCACCATCTACTATGCACATAGAATTGACAAgagaaaaattgaaaggaaCAAAGGTTCATATTCGAGCAAATCGATTCCTTGCAAATTATTTAGTTAAATTGTCTTCAGCCACCCAGTGGCCGCCAATCAGCTTTTCAATACCTGCCAAAATATGCATATCTGGCAAACAATCCCATATTGGTACACTAGAGGCCGCCTTCATCTTCATTGGCTTCCCCGATTCCCATTTGCTAATTACCAAATACCTATCATGAACTTTCCATTTTATAGGCAACAAGATTTCCACCAACGCCCCCTTAGACGATGCTTGAATGAGAAACAATCCCTTCTGCAACATTGTAAAGGGAGTTGATTCCAAATGTTCAAAGCATTCCAATATATGCATTTGAACCCTAGGATTTCCCCAACTAGGGACCCAATCGCAGACCTCGGAAAGGCAGCACCATTCTTTCATGAATCTCATCAGAAATCACCAAGGCCCGATGTCCATTAACATTATGAATGCCAAGATCGGGGATATCCAACGCATCTTCCCAATCCGCCTCTTTGCCTGCTGCACTTTTGATGATCACCGCCCAAGAACTATATCACTGATTCCCAGCCATGCCCTGCACGCCAGCCTCCTTCATCCTTTTGAGACCTTCCCGCTCCCTTGAACGATCGTCGGGATCAGGCAAGGCCTTGTGAGCTTTCCCCAACCCCTCAGGGTGATTCCATTTCTCAAACCACGGTCTATCATTCTCACCATCATTTCTTTCCTCCACcggatggtttttttttattttttatcactcAAAACTATTGCAAAAGGTGTACCCTCACTAAAAGTTACGGCCAAATAACTAGATGTTGCAAATGCATTTTTGGTAGACTTttaaacaacacaaaataaaaaaataaccacCAACATAAActattagtttaatatatatatatatatcttgtaaTTACATATGCTCACATATCAAATTTAATGGGAATCATTTGGCACACATACGCGCACATTGAAAAAGGTAGCTACCATGTGCACATATACCATATTTAATGGGAATCATCTAGACTGTCAATTCTAAGAAATTAGATGGGGGAGATCAAGTTCCTAATTGACAGTTTCACTTAAAAGGCTGCAGATTTGAAGCACAAATACCAGAGTGAAATTTAAataatcaaaaaattaaataagaagcACCTCAATATAGAAAATCATACAAAACGGAAATATGATCCTGCAAAAAGCTAACCCTACCTCGAATTTCAGTTAACCTGATACTACGACCTATAAATTGGCCATGCCTGACATTTAAACTCCGATTACATCAAAGGTCAAAAATTGGTTGCGGCCAAAATTcgttaaaaaatttaaaaaatgaaccgcACGGAATATGTAATCAAGCAAACTTAACGGCACCTCTACCTTCATTCTCGAGCActttcttcttgctcctccttTTGCCCTCAAGCGACGTAGACAAACCTAGGAGCGGCTTCCACGCCTCAATGCCCAGATCGCCCATTCTGTTCTACAAGTCTGCAATCGTAAAACCCACAAGGGACCACCCAAAAACTCTTCAAACTCTCCCGGTGCatcaaacaagaaaggaaacaaactCTGGCAAGGGTTTAAGCAAGAGAACATCCACAGCGCCTGAACCGCCAAACTAATCCATCTGCACGCCAAACATGTACTAAATCTAATCACCGATAACGTTCGAGAAGAGAAACAATAAATCAAAGGAAAATCAACTTGCAATGTCCAACACTCTAACTGATCAGAAAGCACGAAATGAAGACGAAAGAAAGAAGCACGTAATCACAGCCCGCATTCAACTGAATAGGGAAAAAATCCTCAGAAATTGAGAGAAACCCTAAAAAGAATTCCAGctaggaggaaaaagggagatgAAGTAAAATGATCcatcaaacaagaaagaaaacaaactcTGGCAAGGGTTTAAGCAAGATAACATCCACAGCGCTTAAACTGCCAAACTGATCCGTCCGCACACCCAACACATACTAAATCTAATCACCGGTAACACtcgagaaaaacaataaattagaGGCCATGTTGTAATGTCCACACTGTAACCAATCGGAGAGCgcgaaac harbors:
- the LOC116258195 gene encoding protein unc-13 homolog, giving the protein MGDLGIEAWKPLLGLSTSLEGKRRSKKKVLENEGEIQRSECLRSLRDISLALAEMPARGDLTGDVCHSADGYHLNVKVYEKLLFSVFDILDKGKLAEK